AAACATACTATTAATATTAATGAAATAATATACAGCTTTTTCATAGATTTACTTTTTGCAAATTTAAAAATTATTTTTCAAATAAAAAATATGGATTGCTTATTTCACTACCTTTACACCAAAAAAAATGAAATTCATTTGTGTTGGAAAAAATTATGCCGAACATGTTAAAGAGATGGGGTGGAAAGATGAACAGGAAATTGTACTGTTTATGAAGCCCGAGAGTGCATGGTGTAAAGAC
This Spirochaetota bacterium DNA region includes the following protein-coding sequences:
- a CDS encoding isomerase/hydrolase encodes the protein MKFICVGKNYAEHVKEMGWKDEQEIVLFMKPESAWCKD